In Pelmatolapia mariae isolate MD_Pm_ZW linkage group LG2, Pm_UMD_F_2, whole genome shotgun sequence, one DNA window encodes the following:
- the fgfbp2a gene encoding fibroblast growth factor binding protein 2a: MWAQTAALLLACCLWPAEAQTERGQSIWDPPIKFNTKAKDSCTMIVTGQGEFTRLRLSCQRNKRSYWCDYIGKPQTCTPYNKNPRHYFVQMMWNLRKLDNACQAPRKIKPHMCRKATDDSQMVFSSSPLSQSRAEASSRKVARPQRRPRPTRQAEAKSTQEPQKEKTTQETSTQPPPTTPPVESNAKRMARQNCWRSLQGICSFFIGLFRN; this comes from the coding sequence ATGTGGGCCCAGACCGCTGCTCTGCTGCTCGCCTGCTGCCTCTGGCCAGCTGAGGCTCAGACTGAAAGGGGTCAAAGCATTTGGGATCCACCTATCAAATTCAACACCAAGGCTAAAGACTCATGCACCATGATTGTCACCGGTCAAGGGGAATTCACGAGGCTGAGACTGTCATGCCAGAGGAACAAGCGCTCTTACTGGTGTGACTACATAGGCAAGCCTCAGACCTGCACCCCTTACAACAAAAATCCTCGACACTATTTCGTCCAGATGATGTGGAACCTGAGAAAGCTGGACAATGCCTGCCAGGCACCAAGAAAGATTAAACCTCACATGTGCAGGAAGGCAACTGATGACTCTCAGATGGTCTTCTCATCGTCTCCACTCTCCCAGTCACGAGCAGAGGCTTCTTCTAGGAAAGTAGCAAGACCTCAACGTCGGCCTAGACCAACAAGACAAGCTGAGGCAAAATCCACTCAAGAgccacaaaaagaaaagaccaCTCAGGAAACTAGTACTCaaccaccaccaacaacacCTCCTGTTGAGAGCAACGCTAAAAGAATGGCTCGGCAGAATTGCTGGAGGTCGCTGCAGGGCATCTGCTCGTTCTTCATTGGTTTGTTTCGTAATTAA
- the fgfbp1a gene encoding fibroblast growth factor-binding protein 1, which translates to MALLTNVTILLVLACISHQVMLGSCQKSGGRRGRGMDKGQHKDRSGAKVGRQTKPVSAQLMRGKVVTKDKFECAWVATGEDIVILSITCKKEDRSFSCEYIARPTACPEYASNVKLYWKQIGRELKKLNSLCQDSSAFVRAGMCRRAAREAHFRLNVTQRVKTSPLYTPTSPVKAVKSCQADNRKRAEEFCNNSWSSVCTFLFTMVRDYDC; encoded by the coding sequence ATGGCTCTCCTCACAAACGTCACCATCCTCCTGGTCTTGGCTTGTATTTCCCATCAGGTGATGTTGGGTAGCTGCCAGAAGAGCGGTGGACGGAGGGGACGAGGCATGGACAAAGGACAGCACAAGGATAGGTCAGGAGCAAAAGTGGGCCGCCAAACAAAGCCCGTCTCTGCACAGCTCATGAGAGGCAAAGTAGTCACCAAAGACAAGTTTGAATGTGCTTGGGTTGCAACAGGTGAAGATATCGTCATTCTCAGCATCACGTGCAAGAAGGAGGACAGGAGCTTCAGCTGCGAGTATATTGCCAGACCAACTGCTTGTCCTGAGTATGCCTCAAATGTTAAACTTTACTGGAAGCAGATCGGCAGGGAGTTGAAGAAGCTAAACAGTCTCTGCCAGGACAGCAGTGCTTTTGTCAGGGCAGGTATGTGCAGAAGAGCTGCCAGAGAGGCTCATTTCAGACTGAATGTAACACAGAGGGTGAAGACTTCTCCACTGTATACCCCAACTTCTCCAGTCAAAGCTGTCAAATCCTGTCAAGCTGATAACAGGAAGAGAGCAGAGGAGTTCTGCAACAACTCCTGGTCAAGTGTTTGCACATTTCTATTTACTATGGTGCGGGATTATGATTGCTGA